AAATCTGATCAGCGGCTGTCTGGGACCCGGATTGTGCAGTGAGATCAACTGCAGTCAGCTTGAGGGAAATTGCTTGGGAGAGGATTGGAGGGGTGCTTAGTGTTGAAAGTGATCAGCTCACAtgattaaaatgtgttaattttattgtatgtgtatTATGCCTTAATGCAGTTCAACAAGAGAGTGTGAACTGCCACGGTGTTAACGGCGTGTTGACGTGGGTTTCACATAATGGAGTTAGCAGCTGCTCTAAGTGGTTACCCGGAGAGACCTGGAATATAACCTCAGATCTGCCTTTTTATAACACCGCTCTCTGGGTGGTTTTGGATTGCtgtaaatgtggaaaataatcGGTCCTTCCTGTACTAAGTGAATTGTCCCTCTTATCAGCATAATTTATTGTCAACCCCCTGATTGTTGGGTTAACAGCACACAGAGAGTGATGTGACAGAGCACATACTCCCAGAGGGCTACATGTCAAGCTCCAAGTAGAAGAATAGGTtaggaatggggggtggggggaagaagcTTCCTTGGGTCTGAAGTAGCCCAGCCCGCATCATCCTTGCTTTTTTCACATGTGCCCCGTGGGATGGAGGGGCACAGAGCCGCACCTGAGATGCTGCCTGGCCTTGTGCAGTGGCTGCTTGCCTGAGTTCATTCTTGCCTGTTTCGTGCTGGATCAAGCTGAGTAAACTGGCGTTGGCAACCTATTGTAGCCTTTCAGTCTTGTCCGCTCTGAACCCAGGACCCCCTGCTATTGAGTTAGTGGTTGTGCGACATGCTGTGTGTTTAAGTAATCATTAGAAACACACGTTCCGTTCTCTTGTATAAAGttataacttattttcttttctcagttaaGCCTTCAGGTACAAGATGTTACATTGATGGATCAGAAGAAATTGGAAGTGACTTTAAACTAAAATGTGAACCAAGAGAAGGTTCACTCCCATTACGATATGAATGGCAAAAATTGTCCAACTCACAGAAACTGCCCACCTCATGGTTACCAGGTACCGCTGATTATGCACTTTGAATCGTGTGCCATTGATTTGGACTTAAGTCTAGTAGAGTTTGTGCATGtaagtgtatattttttaatcccCAGATAACTTCCCTTTTCTAGACAGAGCAATCAGGATTCTGTGGGAATTAGTCAGTGTTTTATAATGACAACTTGGTGTCATGTAGTATAAGTGAAgagatatttttataatgatcACCATTTAGGATATCATAATTGGTTTctttgttgtgtatttttttaattgatggtaATATTGACGGAAACTGTTCATTATCATAAATTAGTGGTTAAGTTACAGCAAGAGTTGGATCTTGAGTGTTTTGCCTGGATTCCTGTTGAAGATACGGTTATTTAACCATGGCATGTctgttaaaacaacaaaacaacagctGTGACTAGCCACAAAGATTCAAATTGGTTAAACCTGATTACTCATCTGTATGTTATAATTAACCTGTTATTCAAACTGGTTACCAtgctccaccctcctccctcccaccccaccccgctcTTAAGCAGGATCTCTCTCCACCTCTGTTTTTCAAACTAAGAGGCTGAAGAATACAACCCCCTCTaactttcttttatgtttcttctttctggggggatgaaatacattttgtaaatcTTACTGCTGCACCTAAGAGGCTTCGTGGcacagaatgtttttttttataattaacgTGGCTCTGCTTCAGCAGAGACTCTCTTTGCCTGGCTGGGAGGGGTCATGATTACCTTGGCTTTGACATAAATGAACTAGAAGCACAGTCGTTTGCATCCTGGAGACATGCGCGTGTCTTGCCAGGTTTGTTCTGTATGTAGCTTCAGTTTGTCTCACATTTACCTGGATTGTCAACCAAGGAGAGTTTGCCTTTACTAAAAACTCAGCAATATGTTACCATAAGAATGGGTTTTGCTCCCTTACCCCCTTTCTTCTCATAGAAATGACTTCACCTGttatatctgtaaaaaatgccactacCGAATACTCTGGGACATACAGTTGTACGGTCAAAAACAGAGTGGGCTCTGATCAATGCCTGCTACGCCTGGATGTTGTTCCTCGTAAGTTATCTTCTTTCTGCTGTGATAGTGTTATCTTTATACAGCCTCCTTTGGTTCCATCAGTGAGTGTGGGTATGAAGAGCAAGGCGATGCTAACTTTGAGCAAAGCACTCTGTGGCTTGTTTGCTAGCTTTTCTAAgtcatggaaggaaaaaaagtactACATTTTATTCATAACACCTTCTTCATTGTAGTGACAGTAAAGAGGCAAGAGTTGTCAAATTGACTCTTGTACCATATTTAGCCAATGTAAGTGAGGACAAGCTTTTTAGAACATTCTTATATGCCACCCAAAATAGCTGTGAATATTAAAATCTTTTAGagtggttttattgtttttatccttGAAATAGCTTACACAGTTCAGAAGAAAGTTGTTTTAGTGGATTTTCCCCTAGACCAGGAAAAGCTAACTAATTTGTCTCTTAACGTTAGTATATGCGATGAAATCAATGTCATCGTGTATCCTTACCTTCAATATGACTAGatggaagtttttttgtttgtttgttttgctctttttaatattaattattttcttattaacattttattctagCGTCAAATAGAGCTGCGACAATTGCAGGAGCTGTTATAGGGATTTTGCTTGCACTAGTGCTCATTGGTCTTATCGTCTTTTGCTGTCATAAAAAGCGCAGAGAAGAAAAATACGAAAAGGAAGTTCATCATGATATCAGGTAATTAAGTGACACAGGAGTTGATTGATGTATACTCAATTTATTATGTCACTAAAGCGTCAGTTCTCTTAACCATCTGAAGCATTTGCCCCTATGAGAATTGGATGAAAGCTATAGCTCTTCCCCTCAACACATTTGAAAGCTTTTACTTATTTCAAGTGTGTGGAGCCAACCAACCTACATTGTGCCCTCCTCCCCCGTTTCGGGCTCTACGTTAAGAACCATTGCAAAATGCTCTTCTCAAGACTGTCTACCTTCTCCCAATAAAGTACAGGCATgaaacagcaaaggaagccataaacaagatgaaaagacaaccctcagtaggggagaaaatatttgcaaatgaagcaactgacaaaagattaatctccaaaatatacaaaagctcatgcagctcaatatcaaaaaaaccaaacaacccaatccagaaataggcagaagacctaagtagacatttctccaaagaagacatacagattgccaacaaacacatgaaaaaaaatattcattgcagctctctttacaatagccaggacatggaagcaacctaagtgtccatcaacagatgaatggataaagaagatggggcacgtatatacaatggaatattacttagccataaaaagaaacgaaattgagttatttgtagtgaggtggatggacctagagtctgtctgtcatacagagtgaagtaagtcagaaagagaaaaacatgctgtatgctaacacatatatgtggaacaacaacaacaacaaaacggttctgatgaacctaggggcaggacaggaataaagacgcagacgtagagaatggacttgaggacacggagggggaagggtaagctgggaggaagtgagagagtagcgtgggcatatatacactcccCAATAcaagatagctagtaggaagcagctgcatagcacagggagatcagctcggtgctttgtgaccacctagagtgggagaaagtgagagtggcatggacatattttcactaccaaatgtaaaatcgatggctagtgggaagccgctgcatagcacagggagatcagctcaatgctttgctacgacctagaagggtgggatagggagggtgggagggaggctcaagaggtaggggatatggggagatatatatatatatatatatatatacacacacacacatatagctgattccctttgttgtacagcagaaactaacataacgttgtaaagcaattgtactccaataaagatgtgaaagaaaaaacaagtacaggcataaagttttcaaaaaatggAGATGTtaaggtttggggtttttttttttttaaagatctgatTGTATCAAGTGACATAGGTAGTTAATAGAACTATGggtaatgtgattttatttttaaaataaaatattctaaaccAGTAGATCTTAACTAGAAGTGCACATTGGATTTAGaacttgtaaaaaataataacatatgaCCAAAGTAACACCCAGAAAATTGACATTTGGTGGGTCTgggcacttttattttttaaatgtacagaagtAGCTCAGATATATATTCTATGTCAGTGCTTAGTGTGAAAATTCTTATGCCTGATTCTCAGTTTTTGCAAACTTCAATCTGCTAAGTTTTCAGCTAAAGTCTTAGATGAGTagctttcataataaaaaggatattttgtcttgttcttttttttggtagaaatatcTGCAGGTGTTAGTGCTTTATTGACTATAGAGTGTTACATGACTGTAACCAGGTTATCTTGATCAGTGATActagaatatgaaaatatttgaagtttgTTCTTTGTAAGAAAGCATTATAGAATCGCAcatttttgtaaaaaacacaTTTCATTGTGTGTGAAGACAGAAACTGTAAATGATAAATTTGGGACAGATACACAGTTCATGACATTATGCCTTATTGTGCTTGTTTTTTGTGTGTCACACGCGATTTTGTGTACTTAATGCTTAAATAGAGGCTCTTCCCTACCCATGATTCATAGCTTACATATTGTAGGTCTTTAGAAATTTGTTCTTTGAACGTGTGTTGGGATCTTTATTTCTAGGGAAGACGTGCCTCCTCCAAAGAGCCGTACGTCCACTGCCAGAAGCTACCTCGGCAGCAATCACTCATCCCTGGGATCCATGTCTCCTTCCAACATGGAAGGGTATTCCAAGGCTCAGTATAACCAAGTGCCAAGCGAAGACTTTGAGCGCGACCCTCAGAGTCCGACTCTCCCAACTGCTAAGGTAGCTGCCCCTAATCTCAGTAGGATGGGAGCGGTGCCCGTGATGATTCCAGCACAGAGCAAGGACGGGTCCATAGTGTAGAGCCTCTGTACCCTTCATCTGTGCTCTCCTCTTGAGATGTGAACacctgttttaatttttgctaccagcctcaaaaaaaaaaaaaaaaaatatatatatatatatatatatatataaagttaacCAAAAACTGTAGGATAATACTTCAAAAAGTTTTGTTTGGTTATATTGAAATAGTAAAGGCATTAAAGTTCTAAGGACAAATTCACCATCGAAATAATATTTCCTTTAAGAGCTTGACTTTATAGGTTTCTGACTATCAATACTTAAGTCAGCTGTGGCACTTTGAATATGAGATCATAGGCGAAGAAATAAATTGGTGAACTTACATGCATACCAAGTTGATACTTGAATCATCTGAAAGTGGTACTttataatttctgttatttttatattgtttttttcaattaatttatgaccCAGTAGtgtccccccaccaccccctgccaaaATTGGTAAAGGAAGATTCATGGCAAAAATACTTAACGTAGATTtatgtttgttcttgtttttgcttctttgaaaaCTCTGAATGTGTTTGAAGAGTCTCTAATAACTAGAAAACACTACTAGAAGTCACTAGTTCTGAGTAATTCGTAAGCCTTGTATATGAAATGACTTAAGTATTTAATTGCTAGATTGCTGTGGGCAGCAGGGACATAGTAAGCTCTTTGGTATGCTAAAATTAAGGAGCATTTATCTGATTCATTTAGAAAATTTGTTGTCAGCTACATATAGCGATGATACTAGTGGCGGAGTTGTGAGGATGAATTTTGTTGATTGATGTTCCAGTGCCCTGAGGCCTGTGGTGGTCTTCAGAACAGTGATCTGCTATCAAGGAAGTGTAGTATTTTGCAATTCCCAAGAAAATGCTGGTCCTCCACTTTAGGTGATAgttttctaagaagaaaaaattataactcaTTTATTATTTGACAATTACAGATTGTAATTCCATAATTATTGGttctaaatttaaattcttttctcctggttcagtgttttgtttttgtgatggTGTTGTACATTATATGTTCTAGAAATGTAATCTTAAATTACCCTCTTGAATGCAGTTCCTGGAGGATATTTTCTTCGTAGACTTAGAATGATGAAATACACTTTAAACTAGTAAGTGTCCTCTATCAATTCTGTGTTTCAGACTTGGGAGGATGTACAGTTGCTATTGTATGGCCAGCATGTCTTGTGTAGTTGCAGAAAATCAAGCTGAGCTTTGAAAAGTTTGTCTTAGTTTTGTGGAAGTgacttaatctttaaaaaaaaaaaaaaaaagaaaagaaaaaaagaagagagaaatgaaaggaaaaggaatactCCTACCTGCCAAATGTGTTAAGTACTGTTTTAGTAGATGAAAGTGAATTTAGTGTACTTTCCTTAAGATTGTGAGGGAGTGTGGATTGAGTAGAATGAACCACCAGTTTCTTTATAGTAATACGGTCTGCGGTAAATTATTTCACTAGCTCTGAAACCTTTTCCCTAGATTTTAGTAGGGAGTTGGTTTCTGTTCATCTCTTTGGGTGCTGTGGTGGTAAATGCTACATTATAAATTAATGTTGGCATGAATTTATGATTAGGCAGAGTATTGTATACACTTTTTAATGGTAAATTGAAGCTGAATGTGTAATGGATTCGTGTATAGTTTTACATATttggaagcattttaaaaataggtttttaacATTACATAATATTGCTTTTACTCTGGTGTTAACGTTTTCATCTGTGCCTTTTGggtaatttagtttttattatgaatttctGGTGCCTATGAGCTAGCTATCGCCTGAAAGGTGCTTAGAGGTGAAGGTACTGTTCCTAAAAATGCACCACTGTGATACCTTTCTATCCTCATACTTTCAGTCTTGCCTCTTTTCTGATCTTTTTGGATGCAAGTTAACTGATTGTGTTActcataaagtttttaaaatttcaacatccCCTACACTCTTGACtgtgtttctgattttataataataactatttttgAATACCAGGCCTCTGGTCTGTTTCatatgaataaaatttataagatattataaaaataaatagcagagcACAGACATTACTAATAAAAATTTTGGTCCTCTCTAGTCCCAGTTTTCATATAATGAAAATTATGCTATCGATCTAAGTAGAAATTACTACAAAAGGTGGACATATGTAAGGCTTTCCTTCCCTTAGACTTCATAGTTAGTCTAGGATTTGGTTATAAGTAAATCAGAATCTCTTCCAGAAATGCTTCCTTCCAGTTCAGGGCCATTACCACCTACAGCCTGAGAAAGGAGCTTGGAAAAAAAACTACTTTTGTAACCTGAAGAGACCTACTGGATGTGGTTGAGTTTAGAGGACAGAACTCAGTTTTAGGTTTCTGTCTCCAGCTACTCATTGTAAATTTCAGTGAATCCAAAAGTCAAATAGTACTGATAACTTCCTAAATAATTCTCAGTGGTAGTTTCTGGTGAACTAGAGATCAAGTATTTGTTCTAGAATTACTATTGGTAATCATCAAGCAAGTCAACAAAAAAATGTTATTCAAGCATTTCCACTAGAAGCCAAACATCAGTCAAGGACGGCACTGAACCTTCAAAGCAAAACTCTTCCATTCTACTTTATACCTAAGAGACTTGACACCATCTTTCTGAGTTATGCAGGATAACTTCAAAAGAAATATCATAGAGGATGTAATTCTGTGCTTTGAATATGTAGATTACAGGTTTCTTTCTCTTATGGCAGCCTTACTAATATTTCCCTGTTAgaaggccaaaaacaaaaaccttattgATAAACAGGCCAAATAACTTTCTTTAAATTTGGGCTATCTGCCGGGAAGTTGTTACAATGGAAACACAGACTGTGTCTTAGGGGGAGGTTAATTCAAGAAACACAATTAGATTATTGGTATGAATTAGTACCTGGTTTTTattaaaaaggtaatttttagGATTGAGTTCTGGAAATTTGGAGCAAGTGAAGGGGCAAATAAACATTTTgattaaatatgaaaagaactCATTGCATGAAGTTGGATGTCAAATTCTGTAATGTATGGCTTCTTAACTattctctgtctttctgtgtgcGTGCAGCATGTAAATCTGAAGTTATATgaatgtttaaagttttttttctaatcttgtTTCATCTCCACAGTGTTTAGGGCTTTCAGATGCCTTATTCCAGTGTGAACAGAAAAAGTCCTTATTTTTTGTGGTTACTGCTTTGATGTGTCATGTAAGGAGTGGTTTGTAGAAAATGTTGgcataattttaactttttagtgGCTTGTgacattatatattatacatatgtatatatatctttataatattCCTGTGTTTAGTAGTATAAATGTTCTGGGCaagttttaatatttcaaatgccTTTGAGTATTCTTGCAATAAAGGCAACGTGTTCTgtagttaggtttttttttactcatttgaCACTAAAATGGTCTATAACTGAGCACAAATTCTACCTAATAGAAGcaggaaagaataataaataaattggtgAATTGTGGTTCTGTTTATCTTATGGATGGTAACACcagcaaatatttgctgcatCTGGCTTCTCACTGTTCATTAAAATCCAGTTTTACAAAATACCCTATTTTGTAATTTCAGAGTGTGGTGTGAATATCAGTTGGATTTGGTTTTGACCCTGAACACTAAAAGCTCCAAAGAACTCTGTTTTCTACTAACTTAATGACACAAGTGTTAAGAGAACCGCAATTCACTGATTCACTGGTTTTCATCCCTAACTGTGAATTTCTGTGACAAATACACTTATACTACTGAGAAGTAACATTTTGACACTTCACATATGCAAGTAGAGAATTGATAGTGTCagtttcaaaaatgattttttgtatttcaagTTTCTGGCTTAAATATCCAATGGTGCAGATTTTGAAATTTGTAAGAAcaaaatttggttttaaaaaaagccaaaaacttGCTCTGGTTTTGTGACCTtgtgtagctttaaaaaaaaataaaatcaagaaagcaGTTTTCTGCCTCATGGTGTGGCTTCATTgtgccttttattaaaaaatgtctCCTTTATAAAGCTTCATTATACTGTTCCTCCCTGCTTTTCTGAGCCAgggtttccttttcccctctcctttgcATCTTTTATTAAACAAAGTAAAGATCAGAACAGTAACATCAATGAAAACATATCAAACATATTTATAGAAACTTCTCCAGTCCTGTGCATCTCTATGACAGTAAATAACATAATGTATTTGGGGTTGAAACGTCCAAAGCTCTGTTATCCTGGCACAATTTACAGTGTAAATTCAAGAGTTTTTCAGGTGAATTAAAAATGTGCgtacatatatgtattaaatacACACACGTCTAGTTATACTTTAAAGCTATTTTCATTGACTGTAAATgttgatttcagaaaaaaaacaggaTGGGGTGTTAGCAGTGCTTTTGTAAGAAGGTATTTTGAGAAATATCTTGTTTATACTacagtttctcaaccttggcactttTAACATTTTGGGATGGATGATTCTTGGTTGTGGGACACCATCCTGTGTATTGCAGAATGTTTAGTAGCATCACTGGCCTTGACCTACTAGGTGCCAGTAG
This DNA window, taken from Physeter macrocephalus isolate SW-GA chromosome 1, ASM283717v5, whole genome shotgun sequence, encodes the following:
- the CXADR gene encoding coxsackievirus and adenovirus receptor isoform X1 translates to MNLRFLMSHRRRNSVRDKVIDFARSLSITTPEQMIEKAKGETAYLPCKFTLGPEDQGPLDIEWLLSPADNQKVDQVIILYSGDKIYDDYYQDLKGRVHFTSTDLKSGDASINVTNLQLSDIGTYQCKVKKAPGVGNKKIQLTVLVKPSGTRCYIDGSEEIGSDFKLKCEPREGSLPLRYEWQKLSNSQKLPTSWLPEMTSPVISVKNATTEYSGTYSCTVKNRVGSDQCLLRLDVVPPSNRAATIAGAVIGILLALVLIGLIVFCCHKKRREEKYEKEVHHDIREDVPPPKSRTSTARSYLGSNHSSLGSMSPSNMEGYSKAQYNQVPSEDFERDPQSPTLPTAKVAAPNLSRMGAVPVMIPAQSKDGSIV
- the CXADR gene encoding coxsackievirus and adenovirus receptor isoform X2, which translates into the protein MALLLRFVLLCGVADFARSLSITTPEQMIEKAKGETAYLPCKFTLGPEDQGPLDIEWLLSPADNQKVDQVIILYSGDKIYDDYYQDLKGRVHFTSTDLKSGDASINVTNLQLSDIGTYQCKVKKAPGVGNKKIQLTVLVKPSGTRCYIDGSEEIGSDFKLKCEPREGSLPLRYEWQKLSNSQKLPTSWLPEMTSPVISVKNATTEYSGTYSCTVKNRVGSDQCLLRLDVVPPSNRAATIAGAVIGILLALVLIGLIVFCCHKKRREEKYEKEVHHDIREDVPPPKSRTSTARSYLGSNHSSLGSMSPSNMEGYSKAQYNQVPSEDFERDPQSPTLPTAKVAAPNLSRMGAVPVMIPAQSKDGSIV